One window of the Colletotrichum lupini chromosome 9, complete sequence genome contains the following:
- a CDS encoding dihydroxyacetone kinase — MSKHFYDEAEDLVLDALESLVLQSSGLTLDKSKKTLWLTKNDPKHVSLLSGGGAGHEPAHAGFVGDGMLTAAVSGSIFASPSVAQILSGISRVASSAGVLLIIKNYTGDVFYFHLAAEKAKAQLGVSVEVLIVGDDVSVGRKKSGKVGRRGLAGTVLVHKILGAYKETGASLADVVKLGKTVTEGLVTVGASLEHVHIPGREAAATSTEDQVELGMGIHNEPGCQVLKPRPHLSQLIDSMLTQLLDTNDSDRAYVDFSDAKDVVLLVNNLGGVSPLEFGGITAKVTNALTGRGFKLARVISGTYMTSLNGPGFSITLLKANPEILKHIDASTNAIGWAYSPRDETSGDVKQRLIESSDSGHGSQDTTKSGVQLNVETFKKVVSEAAKRINAAEPQITAHDTQVGDGDCGVTLARGAKAVQKYADSSSVSDDAVRTAIDLTNVIEDNMDGTSGAIYSIFFAALASELRKASAGVLDLQAWTKVAVGALETLQQATPARQGDRTLIDALEPFVRTLESSRSVSDAVEAARKGVEATKGMAASLGRAVYVEESAWGKVPDPGAEGVLAILEGLQAALS; from the exons ATGTCGAAACACTTCTACGATGAAGCAGAGGACCTCGTTCTAGATGCCCTCGAGAGTTTGGTGCTGCAAAGTTCTGGTCTGACCTTGGACAAGTCAAAGAAGA CACTCTGGCTCACAAAAAATGACCCAAAACACGTCTCCCTCCTCTCAGGAGGCGGCGCAGGCCACGAGCCCGCCCACGCAGGCTTCGTCGGCGACGGCATGCTCACGGCCGCCGTATCAGGCTCCATCTTCGCCTCCCCCAGCGTCGCGCAGATCCTCTCCGGCATCAGCCGCGTAGCCAGCTCCGCCGGCGTTCTCCTCATCATCAAGAACTACACCGGCGACGTCTTTTACTTCCACCTCGCCGCCGAGAAGGCCAAAGCCCAGCTCGGCGTGTCCGTCGAGGTTCTAATTGTGGGCGATGACGTCTCCGTCGGCCGCAAGAAGAGTGGCAAGGTCGGGCGGCGCGGGTTGGCTGGCACGGTACTCGTGCACAAGATTTTGGGAGCGTACAAGGAGACGGGCGCTTCGCTGGCGGATGTGGTTAAGTTGGGCAAGACGGTGACGGAGGGCTTGGTGACTGTTGGCGCGTCGTTGGAGCATGTTCATATCCCGGGTCGGGAGGCTGCTGCGACGTCGACTGAGGACCAGGTTGAGTTGGGCATGGGCATTCATAACGAGCCTGGGTGTCAGGTGTTGAAGCCTCGGCCGCATCTTTCGCAGCTCATTGATTCCATGCTTACACAGCTTCTCGACACCAATGATTCGGACAGGGCATACGTCGACTTCTCTGACGCCAAGGACGTCGTTCTTCTGGTCAATAATCTGGGTGGTGTCTCGCCGCTTGAATTTGGTGGCATCACGGCGAAGGTCACAAATGCTCTGA CTGGCCGAGGATTCAAGCTTGCCCGCGTCATCTCCGGCACTTACATGACGAGTTTGAACGGACCCGGCTTCAGCATTACGCTGCTCAAGGCCAACCCCGAGATTCTGAAGCACATCGACGCTAGCACGAATGCCATCGGCTGGGCCTACTCCCCGCGCGATGAGACCAGCGGAGATGTGAAGCAGCGCCTTATTGAGAGCAGCGACTCAGGACATGGTTCCCAGGACACCACCAAGAGCGGCGTGCAAC TCAACGTAGAAACCTTCAAAAAGGTCGTCTCCGAGGCCGCGAAGAGAATCAACGCCGCCGAACCCCAAATCACAGCCCACGACACCCAAGTAGGCGACGGCGACTGCGGCGTGACCCTCGCCCGCGGCGCCAAAGCCGTCCAAAAGTACGCCGACTCATCCTCCGTCAGCGACGACGCCGTCCGCACGGCCATCGACCTCACCAACGTGATCGAAGACAACATGGACGGCACCTCGGGCGCCATCTACAGCATCTTCTTCGCGGCGCTGGCCTCGGAGCTGCGCAAGGCTAGCGCGGGCGTGCTCGACTTACAAGCGTGGACCAAAGTTGCCGTCGGGGCCCTGGAGACGCTGCAGCAGGCTACGCCGGCTAGACAAGGGGACAGAACGCTGATCGATGCGCTGGAGCCGTTTGTGAGGACGTTGGAGAGCTCGAGGAGCGTGAGTGATGCGGTTGAGGCTGCGAGGAAGGGTGTCGAGGCTACTAAGGGTATGGCTGCTTCTCTTGGTCGGGCGGTCTACGTTGAGGAGTCTGCTTGGGGCAAGGTGCCGGACCCGGGTGCTGAGGGTGTCCTGGCTATTCTCGAGGGTCTTCAAGCAGCTCTTTCGTAG
- a CDS encoding male sterility protein, translated as MAIHTEGVIPRSILTSEKPTVEIVETVKPIELKTVTDLLLKRVDEAPDVDVLAYPATARGRDDYVNYTAKDLDRFSDEAARKYAQAGLLPERNTQTNNDQNPSSNQAEVVALLANSDINYVVSMFALSRMGFAVLYLSTRLSPEAYANLLKKTNCSRIVISERYSDMASQINAESPITTFNILDKADYDLPTPSGDRFPVFTHPDAGKRISFIVHSSGSTGLPKPIFQTHAACISNYSSGIPYRAFLTLPLFHNHGISTLFRAIVAGHRIAIYNANLPLSGTTLVKAMNATEPGSLHCVPYALKLLAETEGGIEALQRLKLVLYGGSSCPDDLGDRLVEAGVYLVGHYGATEMGQLMTSFREPGDKYWNYMRPLASAKPWLRMIPIAGDVHECVVLDGLPSKVMSNSDDPAPNSYRTRDTFVPHPTILDAWRYLGRLDDRVTLVNGEKVLPIPYENHIREHELVQEVVVFGVDKSIPGLVIIPSENAKGLSKPDILKTLSPVIEEANARAEAFGRVSPEMIEVVDIGTEYPRTDKGTVIRAAFYKQFADLIEDVYRRFEAPKDDVTGGELLTLDLPQLQDYLLNLFSSTLGFSKVEKDTDFFEAGVDSLQASTARGHIQRGVDLGGKTLGQNVVFEYPNVLSLSKHVYALRTGESVDAEDEIEVMKKLIAKYSDFSERTPGNITPEGETVVLTGATGSLGAHLLAQVVRQPYVKAVYCFARAASAEEAESRVLASLTPKGLSLSEADKAKVRYLPTNLGLPDLGLPADAAAELRRSLTTVIHSAWAVNFNLGVASFEAQHIRGVHNLLNFCLSTETVAPARLFFCSSISAAAGTPIPARVKETYVEKLEHAQNMGYARSKVVTEHIVKAAATKTGMTARVLRLGQIVGDSEGGVWNQTEAIPLMIRSAKVIKVLPALEETPSWMPADKMALAVLELARLTGPRCTSCGAPPSSPDDADLDLVYQVQNPRLFHWTFDFLRALRDAGLEFQIVSQREWVRRLRESDPDPEQNPTYKLLGFFEDKYDNDRPGRQGLVFETERTGQRSAAVGDGWDVVGSGLVERMCCLSGYHDCERNWSFYISIKSARGDISTILVFYAITDLTMRGDVQERGGWSAALGVVSCDFSRPAGEARHLLISAASHSNPLSQEGLGTDSQPFHITNLERFRGRLQFPSSSRLSLLRSVFTHSAVLTTAVKAFTPLNITALSTRDGYSVIECWQLTSVPVEARAALNYAVGGDLTRAEWSIIQPRTTVGEAWAPAVQNKEDSKIILNGLIRITSPAPPRNASQATPSLSPPGGSSGDEVSPPPAQTTAYIQPGTVSSSLVIAADLKNASVHAGHFTEFPGDEPTVLVQVPFAGNAAPEHVVLGEGPCERGSWGAAMGGGI; from the exons ATGGCTATCCACACGGAAGGCGTGATTCCGCGGTCAATCCTTACGTCAGAGAAGCCCACTGTAGAGATCGTGGAGACTGTCAAGCCTATTGAGCTCAAGACCGTCACCGACTTGCTTCTGAAGCGCGTGGACGAGGCACCAGATGTCGATGTCTTGGCCTACCCCGCTACGGCGCGCGGCAGAGACGACTATGTCAACTACACAGCCAAGGACCTCGATCGCTTCTCCGATGAAGCCGCGCGCAAGTATGCCCAGGCTGGTCTTCTCCCAGAG AGGAATACGCAGACTAACAACGACCAGAACCCTTCGTCAAACCAAGCAGAGGTCGTTGCCCTCCTAGCAAACTCAGATATCAACTATGTCGTCTCCATGTTCGCCCTCTCAAGAATGGGCTTCGCCGTGCTCTACCTCTCAACACGTCTCTCTCCAGAGGCCTACGCCAACCTCCTTAAGAAGACAAATTGCAGCAGAATCGTCATCTCGGAGCGGTACAGCGACATGGCCTCCCAAATCAATGCCGAGTCACCCATCACCACTTTCAACATCCTTGACAAGGCCGACTACGACCTCCCGACTCCCTCGGGCGACCGATTCCCCGTATTCACGCACCCCGACGCCGGCAAGCGCATCTCCTTCATCGTACACTCATCCGGCTCGACAGGTCTGCCCAAGCCAATCTTTCAGACGCACGCGGCGTGCATCTCAAACTACTCCAGCGGCATTCCCTACCGCGCGTTTTTGACCTTGCCGCTTTTCCACAATCATGGAATCTCGACGCTGTTCCGTGCCATTGTCGCCGGTCACAGGATCGCCATCTACAATGCCAACTTGCCACTTTCTGGAACTACGTTGGTCAAGGCCATGAACGCTACAGAGCCCGGCAGCTTGCACTGCGTGCCCTATGCACTGAAGCTTCTCGCGGAGACGGAGGGAGGTATCGAGGCGCTGCAGAGACTCAAGCTTGTGTTGTACGGCGGCAGCAGTTGCCCCGATGACTTGGGTGATCGACTCGTTGAGGCGGGCGTGTATCTCGTCGGACACTATGGGGC CACCGAGATGGGCCAGCTCATGACCTCGTTCCGCGAGCCCGGGGACAAGTACTGGAACTACATGCGGCCCTTGGCATCAGCCAAGCCGTGGCTGCGCATGATTCCCATCGCAGGCGACGTCCACGAGTGCGTCGTTCTTGACGGTCTTCCGTCAAAAGTTATGTCCAACTCGGACGACCCGGCTCCCAACTCCTACCGCACCCGTGACACTTTTGTTCCTCATCCCACGATCCTAGACGCCTGGAGGTACCTAGGCCGTCTTGACGACCGTGTAACCCTGGTGAACGGCGAGAAGGTCCTGCCTATTCCCTACGAGAACCACATCCGTGAGCACGAGCTCGTCCAAGAAGTCGTCGTCTTCGGCGTCGACAAGTCTATCCCTGGCCTCGTCATCATCCCCAGCGAGAACGCAAAGGGTCTCTCAAAGCCCGACATTCTCAAGACCCTGAGCCCCGTCATCGAAGAAGCCAACGCCCGAGCCGAGGCCTTTGGCCGCGTCTCGCCAGAGATGATTGAAGTGGTAGACATTGGCACAGAGTACCCCCGCACGGACAAGGGCACCGTCATCCGCGCCGCCTTTTACAAGCAATTCGCAGACCTCATCGAGGACGTCTATAGACGCTTCGAGGCGCCCAAAGACGACGTCACCGGTGGCGAGCTGCTCACCCTCGACCTGCCGCAGCTCCAAGACTACCTCCTCAACCTCTTCAGCTCGACGTTGGGCTTCTCCAAGGTCGAAAAGGACACCGACTTCTTCGAGGCCGGCGTCGACAGTCTCCAGGCCAGTACCGCGCGCGGCCATATCCAGCGCGGCGTCGACCTCGGCGGCAAGACCCTGGGCCAGAACGTCGTCTTCGAGTACCCAAACGTCCTCTCCTTGTCCAAGCACGTCTACGCCCTCCGCACAGGCGAATCTGTAGATGCCGAAGACGAGATCGAGGTGATGAAGAAGCTCATTGCAAAATACTCTGACTTCTCCGAGCGCACGCCGGGCAACATCACCCCGGAAGGTGAGACCGTCGTCCTCACAGGCGCGACGGGCTCCCTCGGCGCACACCTCCTCGCCCAAGTCGTCCGCCAACCCTACGTGAAGGCAGTGTACTGCTTCGCACGCGCCGCCTCCGCCGAAGAAGCCGAATCCCGCGTCCTCGCCTCCCTAACCCCCAAGGGCCTCAGCCTCTCCGAAGCAGACAAGGCGAAAGTGCGCTACCTGCCGACGAACCTCGGCCTTCCTGACCTAGGCCTTCCCgccgacgccgccgccgagctCCGCCGGTCCCTGACGACGGTGATCCACTCGGCCTGGGCCGTCAACTTCAACCTTGGCGTCGCGAGCTTCGAGGCGCAGCACATTCGCGGCGTGCACAACCTGCTCAACTTCTGTCTCAGCACCGAAACGGTCGCACCCGCAAGATTGTTCTTCTGCTCGTCTatctcggcggcggcgggcacGCCTATCCCAGCGAGGGTGAAGGAGACGTACGTTGAGAAACTGGAACACGCGCAGAACATGGGCTATGCCCGGTCCAAGGTCGTTACGGAGCACATCGTCAAGGCTGCGGCGACCAAGACGGGTATGACGGCGAGGGTTCTGAGATTGGGTCAGATTGTGGGCGACTCAGAGGGCGGCGTGTGGAATCAGACGGAGGCTATCCCGTTGATGATTCGCAGCGCAAAGGTCATCAAGGTGTTGCCCGCTCTGGAAGAG ACCCCCTCATGGATGCCAGCCGACAAAATGGCCCTCGCCGTCCTCGAACTCGCGCGCCTCACCGGCCCACGCTGCACGTCCTGCGGCGCACCACCCTCCTCTCCCGACGACGCGGACCTAGACCTCGTATATCAGGTCCAGAACCCGCGCCTGTTCCACTGGACCTTCGACTTCCTGCGAGCCCTCCGCGACGCCGGGCTCGAGTTCCAGATCGTCTCGCAGCGCGAGTGGGTGCGCCGCCTCCGCGAGTCCGACCCGGACCCGGAGCAGAACCCAACGTACAAGCTGTTGGGCTTTTTTGAGGACAAGTATGACAACGACAGGCCCGGTCGTCAGGGTCTCGTGTTTGAGACGGAGAGGACGGGCCAGAGGAGCGCTGCTGTCGGGGACGGGTGGGATGTTGTTGGGAGCGGGCTTGTTGAGAGGATG TGCTGTTTGTCTGGATATCATGACTGTGAGAGAAATTGGAGTTTCTACATTTCGATCAAGTCTGCCCGCGGAGATATTAGCACAATTCTGGTTTTCTATGCCATTACAGATCTTACAATGAGGG GAGATGTTCAGGAACGCGGCGGCTGGTCGGCAGCCTTGGGAGTTGTGAGCTGTGACTTTTCGAGACCAGCCGGTGAAGCAAGACACCTTCTCATAAGCGCAGCCAGTCACAGTAATCCCCTCTCGCAGGAAGGTCTTGGGACGGATTCCCAGCCATT CCACATCACCAACCTTGAAAGATTCAGAGGTCGTCTCCAATTCCCATCTTCTTCTCGACTTTCTCTCTTACGCAGCGTCTTCACCCATA GCGCAGTCCTCACGACAGCGGTCAAAGCCTTCACCCCGCTCAATATTACGGCGCTCTCAACCCGCGACGGCTACTCCGTCATCGAATGCTGGCAACTCACCTCCGTCCCCGTCGAAGCCCGCGCGGCTCTCAACTACGCCGTCGGCGGCGACCTGACGCGCGCAGAGTGGTCCATCATACAGCCCAGGACGACGGTGGGAGAGGCCTGGGCGCCGGCTGTGCA GAACAAGGAGGACTCGAAAA TCATCCTCAACGGCCTAATCCGCATCACATCGCCAGCACCGCCAAGGAACGCGTCGCAGGCCACGCCGTCACTCTCGCCACCAGGAGGCAGCAGTGGCGACGAAGTATCACCACCTCCGGCGCAGACGACGGCGTACATTCAGCCAGGCACGGTATCCTCGTCGCTCGTCATCGCGGCGGACTTGAAGAACGCGAGCGTGCACGCGGGACACTTTACCGAGTTCCCCGGCGACGAGCCGACGGTGCTGGTGCAGGTGCCGTTTGCCGGGAACGCGGCGCCGGAGCATGTTGTTCTGGGAGAGGGGCCGTGTGAGAGGGGGAGTTGGGGCGCCGCGATGGGCGGTGGCATCTGA
- a CDS encoding O-methyltransferase: MTSDIGAQIREEAAAATEEVNAALQSFVTSPGPSGGDLDKGQRRRIIDAANKLINAVKDPGDEWFDATAQVAQLGANRLFWEWKVYDHIPSEGSISYGELAKKVDADVSLIRRTGGVLTSMGILQQVGDDSVAHTKRSRIYIDGHPAGQIVGMAWENGLVPYVHMPAYFEKYGRKEPQTLDNVPGTYAYGVPEYGWYEMLQHDPPRMQRFLRAMGPIEEKMPISGIYDFGWVVEYARENAGDRPLFVDVGAGRGQSIKAIHRENPGLPLERCVLQDRAEVVEAVRKLDDEDMRLVQKQIIDFHKEQPVKGALTYWIRRCLHNYGDELGVNMLRIIAEAMAEDSRLLIQEDVMGNPPHYTSTMLDFMMLTFGGKQRSLECWTDILGRAGLAIKSVSTGQGPWRHLAVIECVKAAR, translated from the exons ATGACAAGCGACATTGGCGCTCAGATCCGGGAGGAGGCCGCGGCAGCGACGGAAGAAGTCAACGCGGCCCTCCAGAGCTTCGTGACGAGTCCCGGACCGTCCGGGGGTGACTTGGACAAGGGCCAACGGCGGCGCATCATCGATGCGGCGAATAAGCTCATCAACGCCGTCAAAGATCCCGGCGATGAGTGGTTCGATGCCACGGCGCAGGTCGCGCAGCTGGGCGCGAACAGGCTCTTTTGGGAATGGAAGGTTTATGATCACATCCCATCCGAAGGCAGTATCTCGTACGGTGAACTAGCCAAGAAGGTCGACGCTGATGTATCGCTGATAC GACGGACTGGTGGTGTGTTAACTTCAATGGGCATCCTACAACAAGTCGGCGACGACTCCGTCGCGCACACAAAGCGCTCTCGCATCTACATCGACGGTCACCCAGCGGGACAAATCGTTGGCATGGC ATGGGAAAACGGCCTGGTGCCGTACGTCCACATGCCAGCCTACTTTGAAAAGTATGGCCGCAAGGAACCGCAGACTCTCGACAACGTCCCGGGCACCTACGCATACGGCGTGCCAGAGTACGGCTGGTACGAAATGCTGCAGCACGACCCGCCGCGGATGCAGCGGTTCCTGCGCGCCATGGGCCCCATCGAAGAGAAGATGCCCATCTCGGGTATCTACGACTTTGGGTGGGTTGTCGAGTATGCTCGTGAGAACGCGGGTGACCGGCCGCTTTTTGTCGATGTCGGCGCGGGACGGGGCCAGTCTATCAAGGCCATTCATCGCGAGAACCCTGGGCTCCCGCTAGAGAGGTGTGTGTTGCAGGATCGTGCTGAGGTGGTGGAGGCTGTGAGGAAGCTTGATGATGAGGATATGAGGCTGGTGCAGAAGCAGATTATTGATTTCCACAAGGAGCAGCCTGTTAAAG GTGCCTTGACCTACTGGATCCGCCGGTGTTTGCACAACTACGGCGACGAGCTGGGCGTCAACATGCTCCGCATCATCGCCGAGGCCATGGCGGAGGACAGCCGGCTCCTGATCCAGGAGGACGTGATGGGGAACCCGCCGCACTACACCTCCACGATGCTCGACTTCATGATGCTCACCTTTGGGGGCAAGCAAAGATCGCTCGAGTGCTGGACCGACATTCTCGGGAGGGCGGGCCTCGCGATCAAGAGCGTGTCTACGGGTCAGGGACCGTGGCGGCACCTTGCCGTGATTGAGTGCGTCAAGGCCGCGAGGTGA